A window of Silurus meridionalis isolate SWU-2019-XX chromosome 4, ASM1480568v1, whole genome shotgun sequence contains these coding sequences:
- the LOC124384021 gene encoding transmembrane protein 241 isoform X2 yields MNWARAVPGLLFCICFITSCFTNKYVLSVLKFTYPTLFQGWQSCTGALLLWVTGKLGWVEISTFPRSAAAYWLPGAVLFLGNIYGGSKALSMLSHTERGEHRDTSLQRLSWMRTISSVLILGSAVTLTLQNLQFGPDPYFWAFVHFCCVGSYRVFQKNFKSSHLSELEQQFINYVVSLLLLASAAHPTGDLFDVLEFPFRSSYKFYSGCFASGILGFFLLLAGVKLKTGPSLVHCAVWLFLAKILASGLSIFLFSTEFGLLTWCCIFMNHAAEALNIHANRALER; encoded by the exons ATGAATTGGGCGCGTGCTGTTCCAGGACTCCTGTTCTGCATCTGtttcatcacttcctgtttcactaATAAG TATGTGCTGTCAGTGCTGAAGTTTACCTACCCAACACTGTTCCAGGG GTGGCAATCCTGCACTGGAGCTCTTCTGCTCTGGGTGACCGGGAAACTGGGATGGGTGGAAATCAGCACTTTCCCCAG ATCTGCTGCAGCGTACTGGCTTCCAGGAGCCGTCCTCTTCCTGGGGAACATATACGGCGGCTCTAAAGCCTTGTCCATGCTG AGTCACACAGAAAGAGGTGAGCACAGAGACACGTCATTACAG AGGTTGTCGTGGATGAGGACAATCAG TTCTGTCCTGATACTGGGATCAGCTGTTACTCTTACACTTCAGAATCTCCAG TTTGGACCAGACCCCTATTTCTGGGCTTTCGTCCACTTTTGCTGCGTTG GGTCCTACAGAGTCTTCCAGAAGAATTTTAAGTCTAGCCATCTGAG TGAACTCGAGCAGCAGTTCATCAACTACGTGGTGAG CCTCTTGCTGTTGGCGTCTGCGGCACATCCCACCG GTGATCTGTTTGATGTTTTGGAGTTTCCCTTCCGGAGCTCCTACAAGTTCTATAGCGGATGTTTTGCCAG CGGGATTCTGGGCTTTTTTCTGCTGCTGGCCGGGGTCAAGTTGAAGACTGGACCGTCTTTGGTGCACTGTGCCGTCTGGCTGTTCCTCGCCAAG ATTCTGGCTTCTGGTCTGTCCATATTTCTCTTCAGCACAGAGTTTGGACTCCTGACGTGGTGCTG CATCTTCATGAACCATGCAGCTGAGGCGCTGAACATTCACGCCAACAGAGCTCTGGAGAGATGA
- the rbbp8 gene encoding DNA endonuclease RBBP8 isoform X1: protein MSSPQCSNEVGTPGSSEMFQELLQRLRDCHDHTIQELQLKVNKLKKERCFDAQRLEEFYKKNQQLRDQQRTLQESIKVLKERLQSGPCDRCKETEKQLKKNQAPFEHLLINELQSEKNLLKEEIRKLRLLREQSHGQISHQTSFSEPEEGVIPDSPKQPLSFPVVNKMKRKRDQSNIRYAEKRPSPPLPDPQRRTLGYAGAVLVPETCDLDVTFIPKSDTKRHGRTVVPESCRLDLNSQQMSESDDEDEGKEKARNFTSSCPEAEEQNAEKNRDRPESSQRPPKHPEQESSGRRSWEKDRTMNEAPRTSPPSPNSKSSSLSQNLSPNDESWSMDPGAALSQYNTNAPPHPQPIIIQAETVDLDCTYVSHSLLVAHQRQTQLKQTNCTTGIGQKANDSLAHIFDTTGHEEYESCPQSCLMGEENEEEEECEEQDMGRGDEVTEEAKCLDEVHPDGDAGESARDRSVAHVVVVRKKAERRKLHGHTCKECEIYYADLPEDERRKKLSSCSRHRYRYIPPSTPENFWDVGFPSTQTCVERGYIKEDNQVDPRSRRRRPYHAMFSPKAL, encoded by the exons atGAGCAGCCCTCAGTGCAGTAATGAGGTGGGCACACCCGGGAGCAGCGAGATGTTCCAGGAACTGCTGCAGCGCCTCAGAGACTGCCATGATCACACTATACAAG AGCTGCAGTTGAAGGTGAACAAACTGAAGAAGGAGCGCTGTTT TGATGCCCAAAGACTGGAGGAGTTCTATAAAAAGAATCAGCAGTTACGTGATCAGCAGAGAACACTGCAGGAATCCATCAAAGTCTTGAAGGAAAG ACTGCAGTCTGGACCTTGTGATCGCTGCAAGGAAACCGAaaagcagctgaaaaaaaatcaagcgCCGTTTGAACATCTGCTCATCAACGAGCTcc AGTCTGAAAAAAATCTGCTTAAGGAAGAGATCAGGAAGCTCAGACTTCTGCGAGAGCAATCACATGGACAAAT TTCCCATCAGACCTCCTTCTCAGAGCCAGAAGAAGGCGTGATCCCGGATTCACCAAAGCAGCCGTTGTCCTTTCCTGTAGTCAACAAGATGAAGCGCAAGAGAGATCAGAGCAACATCCGCTACGCTGAAAAACGACCGTCTCcaccacttcctg ACCCTCAGAGGAGAACCTTGGGCTACGCCGGAGCTGTGCTGGTTCCCGAGACGTGTGATCTGGATGTAACCTTCATCCCGA AGAGCGACACCAAGCGTCATGGCAGAACCGTGGTTCCAGAAAGCTGCCGTTTGGACCTGAATTCTCAGCAG ATGTCCGAGAGTGATGACGAAGACGAAGGTAAGGAGAAGGCAAGGAATTTCACCAG CAGTTGTCCCGAAGCTGAGGAGCAGAACGCAGAGAAGAATCGCGATCGACCCGAGTCTTCTCAGAGACCGCCTAAACACCCCGAGCAG gAGTCAAGCGGAAGAAGAAGCTGGGAGAAGGATCGAACCATGAATGAAGCTCCTCGTACGAGTCCACCTTCTCCGAACTCCAAGAGTTCTTCACTGAGCCAGAATCTGAGTCCAAACG ATGAGAGCTGGAGCATGGACCCAGGAGCTGCTCTGTCCCAGTATAACACTAACGCCCCTCCTCACCCACAG CCCATAATAATACAGGCTGAGACTGTAGACCTGGACTGTACATATGTGAGTCATAGTTTATTAGTAGCTCACCAACGACAGACTCAACTAAAGCAGACAAACTGCACCACAG GAATTGGGCAGAAGGCTAACGACAGCTTAGCACATATCTTCGATACCACTGGCCACGAGGAGTACGAGTCCTGCCCTCAGTCCTGTCTCATGGGGGAGGAgaatgaagaagaggaggaatgtgaAGAACAGGACATGGGACGAGGAGATGAAGTGACAGAGGAAGCAAAGTGTTTGGATG aagtCCACCCTGATGGAGATGCTGGTGAGAG CGCTCGGGACCGGTCGGTTGCTCACGTGGTGGTCGTACGCAAGAAAGCGGAACGAAGGAAGCTTCATGGGCACACGTGCAAAGAGTGTGAGATA TATTATGCCGATCTCCCCGAGGACGAGAGACGGAAGAAACTGTCGTCCTGCTCGAGGCATCGTTATCGTTACATCCCTCCTTCCACCCCGGAGAACTTCTGGGACGTGGGCTTCCCTTCCACACAGACTTGCGTCGAGAGAG GATACATCAAAGAAGACAACCAGGTAGATCCACGTTCAAGGAGGAGGAGACCGTACCACGCGATGTTCTCACCAAAAGCTTTGTAG
- the esco1 gene encoding N-acetyltransferase ESCO1, with amino-acid sequence MPPPVRQVAHANASAKPEARRRNFQSTGRERKLPTAPNSCSRGRKGENRTGERTGDSVSTTMPCQKRKMQPAEAQDDEKRADPSTMASRTSLRPKRPQTSAAPQKQGPAKSKKKPSAQPRDETENTPRRSSRLKTPPKKASGTKRRKTSTAVVKDPRMSIRASNRDGDKPCLTSPALKKGSRKYASRVKKENRESALKDVACGAAAGLLPVLIEHSYGQPPDSHSEETTLPDKSQAAGITKLGLDVNDEHDAAVYHPARASGESRKDLLVDPGVQVEPGAGEFPEPGVNKDDLRSENTSDGEGSARLPQDALFSEASDVPQDDLEIEHCVVEIETSEEEAHGDLSALQSNEQPSQNLQDSTGLSETSRAAVCKESTSTPPSLPQDGAKDSSQGSPAQDAAEPPKKQAMNPQARTKARLAAMAKERAAAAKRPPPKQLNLLALCEEIADDIASDTAAAKDDKTDDSVESFESKNEVENATVPTVSSDLPVPESLTEETHESTPKKRFFLSQVSVPLKTQEKKKLSRFQKLRQVELQRDKLTWTRVKKLKSEQASQDEVEDSVQTSPVSVPTGDVSLPPPSPPRLAPASTLKAGAGECRRTLPAVAPPMPNGITSSKPRPVVEYKPYNPRPKYSPDDFELDEPSEETSKPALPKQEGRTEQHSSTAVESSRTPGKLTCTMTSAAPTGIRSSTHHDASHKTPTENSDSKSRSSCSSGSDADLRSEVTNTTTSAGPDGEQKSSNAFGATSCNVCGMLYSPSTTEDETQHLLFHNQFISAVRYVGWKKERILGEYPDGKIILVLPDDPKYALKKVEEIREMVDNDLGFQQVETKVPSQTKTFLFISNDKKVTGCLIAEHIQEGYRVIEEPLPEGSEGEKVMFERQRAWCCSTVPEPAVCGISRIWVFSMMRRRGIASRMIECLRNNFIYGSHLSKGEIAFSDPTPDGKLFATHYCGTSQFLVYNFISGPRLN; translated from the exons ATGCCGCCGCCAGTCCGCCAGGTGGCGCACGCAAACGCGAGCGCGAAACCCGAGGCGCGACGAAGAAACTTCCAGAGCACCGGAAGAGAACGTAAACTTCCCACAGCACCAAACAGCTGTTCTCGGGGAAGGAAAGGAGAAAACCGAACCGGGGAGAGAACCGGG GATTCCGTTTCCACGACGATGCCATGTCAAAAACGAAAAATGCAGCCTGCCGAAGCCCAAGACGATGAGAAGCGAGCGGACCCGAGCACGATGGCGTCCCGAACGTCTCTACGCCCCAAACGTCCCCAAACGTCAGCAGCACCACAGAAACAAGGTCCGGCCAAGTCCAAAAAAAAGCCTTCAGCCCAGCCGAGAGACGAGACGGAAAACACGCCTCGACGCTCCTCCAGGCTCAAAACCCCGCCGAAGAAGGCGAGCGGCACGAAAAGGAGAAAAACCTCCACCGCGGTGGTGAAGGACCCGAGAATGAGCATTAGAGCTTCCAACAGAGACGGGGATAAACCGTGCCTGACGTCACCTGCGCTGAAGAAGGGGAGCAGGAAGTACGCGTCCAGGGTGAAGAAGGAGAACCGCGAGTCTGCGCTGAAGGACGTGGCGTGCGGCGCGGCGGCCGGACTTCTCCCCGTGTTAATCGAGCACAGCTACGGTCAACCTCCCGATTCACACAGCGAGGAAACCACACTGCCAGACAAAAGCCAAGCCGCCGGAATCACCAAGCTCGGTCTAGACGTGAACGACGAGCACGACGCTGCCGTCTACCATCCAGCCAGAGCGTCTGGAGAGAGCAGAAAGGATCTCTTAGTAGACCCTGGTGTACAGGTAGAACCCGGAGCAGGTGAATTTCCAGAACCAGGCGTGAACAAAGACGACTTGCGTAGCGAAAACACCTCAGACGGCGAAGGGAGCGCACGTCTCCCGCAGGACGCTCTGTTCTCCGAAGCGTCTGACGTGCCTCAGGACGATCTCGAGATCGAACACTGTGTCGTCGAGATTGAAACGTCAGAAGAAGAAGCGCATGGTGACCTCAGTGCCTTACAGAGTAACGAGCAGCCCTCACAGAACCTCCAGGACTCCACGGGACTCTCGGAAACCAGCAGAGCTGCGGTGTGTAAGGAGAGCACCTccactcctccttctcttccgcAAGACGGAGCAAAAGACTCCTCACAAGGTTCTCCTGCACAGGACGCCGCAGAACCTCCCAAGAAGCAAGCGATGAACCCTCAGGCCAGGACCAAGGCGCGTCTGGCAGCCATGGCGAAGGAGAGAGCCGCTGCTGCTAAGAGGCCGCCGCCCAAGCAGCTCAACCTCTTAGCTCTTTGCGAGGAAATCGCAGACGACATCGCGTCGGACACGGCGGCCGCGAAAGACGACAAGACGGACGACAGCGTGGAGTCGTTTGAGAGTAAAAACGAGGTGGAGAACGCGACCGTCCCCACCGTGTCCAGCGACCTCCCCGTCCCGGAAAGCCTCACAGAGGAGACGCACGAGAGCACGCCCAAGAAACGCTTCTTCCTCAGCCAGGTTTCGGTTCCGCTCAAAACCcaggagaagaagaagttaTCCCGGTTCCAGAAGCTGAGGCAGGTCGAGCTCCAGAGGGACAAACTGACATGGACGCGGGTCAAAAAGCTGAAATCGGAGCAGGCTAGCCAGGACGAGGTCGAGGACTCCGTGCAGACGTCACCCGTCTCGGTGCCGACCGGCGACGTCAGTCTTCCTCCTCCGTCTCCTCCTCGTCTCGCGCCGGCGTCCACGCTGAAAGCGGGAGCGGGCGAGTGCAGGAGGACGCTCCCGGCCGTGGCCCCGCCCATGCCCAACGGGATCACCAGCTCCAAACCTAGACCTGTTGTGGAGTATAAGCCATACAACCCAAGACCAAAATACTCTCCAGACGACTTTGAACTCGACGAGCCGAGCGAAGAGACCAGCAAGCCGGCGCTCCCCAAACAGGAG GGCAGAACGGAGCAACACTCGTCTACGGCTGTGGAGTCGTCCAGAACACCCGGAAAGCTCACGTGCACCATGACCTCTGCAG CTCCTACAGGGATCAGGTCCTCTACCCACCACGACGCTTCTCATAAAACACCAACGGAAAATTCCGACTCCAAAAGCAG GAGCAGCTGTAGCAGCGGGTCGGATGCAGATCTTCGGAGCGAGGTTACGAACACCACGACGTCTGCAGGTCCAGACGGAGAGCAGAAAAGCAGC AACGCGTTCGGAGCCACGTCCTGTAACGTCTGTGGGATGCTCTACTCTCCTTCCACCACCGAGGACGAGACGCAGCACCTGCTGTTCCACAACCAGTTCATCAGCGCTGTCAGATACGTG GGCTGGAAGAAGGAGAGGATTTTAGGAGAATACCCAGACGGCAAGATCATCCTCGTTCTCCCAGACGATCCTAAATACGCCCTGAAAAAG gtggaggagatcaGAGAAATGGTGGACAACGACCTGGGATTCCAGCAAGTGGAGACGAAGGTTCCTTCTCAAACCAAAACCTTCCTCTTCATTTCAAACGACAAGAAGGTGACGGGGTGTCTGATCGCTGAACACATTCAGGAG GGCTACAGAGTGATCGAGGAGCCTTTACCAGAAGGTTCTGAGGGGGAGAAGGTGATGTTCGAGCGTCAGAGGGCCTGGTGCTGCTCTACTGTTCCAGAGCCTGCAGTGTGTGGGATCAGTCGTATTTGGGTCTTCAGCATGATGAGGAGGAGAGGCATCGCCTCACGCATGATCGAGTGTCTCAG GAACAACTTCATCTACGGCTCCCATTTAAGCAAAGGCGAGATCGCGTTCTCAGACCCCACACCTGACGGGAAGCTTTTCGCTACGCATTACTGTGGAACGTCACAGTTCCTGGTCTACAACTTCATCAGCGGCCCGCGGTTGAACTGA
- the LOC124384021 gene encoding transmembrane protein 241 isoform X1, with protein sequence MNWARAVPGLLFCICFITSCFTNKYVLSVLKFTYPTLFQGWQSCTGALLLWVTGKLGWVEISTFPRSAAAYWLPGAVLFLGNIYGGSKALSMLPIPFFFVLQNVSEVVFCLLIRVTQKERLSWMRTISSVLILGSAVTLTLQNLQFGPDPYFWAFVHFCCVGSYRVFQKNFKSSHLSELEQQFINYVVSLLLLASAAHPTGDLFDVLEFPFRSSYKFYSGCFASGILGFFLLLAGVKLKTGPSLVHCAVWLFLAKILASGLSIFLFSTEFGLLTWCCIFMNHAAEALNIHANRALER encoded by the exons ATGAATTGGGCGCGTGCTGTTCCAGGACTCCTGTTCTGCATCTGtttcatcacttcctgtttcactaATAAG TATGTGCTGTCAGTGCTGAAGTTTACCTACCCAACACTGTTCCAGGG GTGGCAATCCTGCACTGGAGCTCTTCTGCTCTGGGTGACCGGGAAACTGGGATGGGTGGAAATCAGCACTTTCCCCAG ATCTGCTGCAGCGTACTGGCTTCCAGGAGCCGTCCTCTTCCTGGGGAACATATACGGCGGCTCTAAAGCCTTGTCCATGCTG CCCATCCCCTTCTTTTTTGTGCTGCAAAATGTGTCTGAAGTGGTCTTCTGTCTTCTCATCAGAGTCACACAGAAAGAG AGGTTGTCGTGGATGAGGACAATCAG TTCTGTCCTGATACTGGGATCAGCTGTTACTCTTACACTTCAGAATCTCCAG TTTGGACCAGACCCCTATTTCTGGGCTTTCGTCCACTTTTGCTGCGTTG GGTCCTACAGAGTCTTCCAGAAGAATTTTAAGTCTAGCCATCTGAG TGAACTCGAGCAGCAGTTCATCAACTACGTGGTGAG CCTCTTGCTGTTGGCGTCTGCGGCACATCCCACCG GTGATCTGTTTGATGTTTTGGAGTTTCCCTTCCGGAGCTCCTACAAGTTCTATAGCGGATGTTTTGCCAG CGGGATTCTGGGCTTTTTTCTGCTGCTGGCCGGGGTCAAGTTGAAGACTGGACCGTCTTTGGTGCACTGTGCCGTCTGGCTGTTCCTCGCCAAG ATTCTGGCTTCTGGTCTGTCCATATTTCTCTTCAGCACAGAGTTTGGACTCCTGACGTGGTGCTG CATCTTCATGAACCATGCAGCTGAGGCGCTGAACATTCACGCCAACAGAGCTCTGGAGAGATGA
- the fen1 gene encoding flap endonuclease 1 translates to MGIHGLAKLIADHAPTAIKEQDIKNYFGRKIAIDASMCIYQFLIAVRQDGNVLQNEDGETTSHLMGMFYRTIRMLDSGIKPVYVFDGKPPQLKSGELEKRGERRAEAEKLLAQAQELGEQENIDKFSKRLVKVTRQHNDECKKLLTLMGVPYIEAPCEAEASCAALVKAGKVYATATEDMDGLTFGTNVLLRHLTASEAKKLPIQEFHFSRILQEMNLTHQQFIDLCILLGCDYCGTIKGIGPKRAIDLIRLHGSIEEILDNIDQSKHPAPEDWLYKEARSLFLDPEVVDCSTLELKWNEPDEEGLVQFMCNEKQFSEDRIRNGCKKITKSRQGSTQGRLDTFFSITGSISSKRKEPEAKGSAKKKPKTTPGKFRKGK, encoded by the exons ATGGGGATTCACGGTCTTGCTAAGCTCATCGCTGATCACGCTCCTACAGCCATCAAGGAGCAGGATATAAAAAATTACTTCG GGCGCAAGATTGCCATCGACGCCTCCATGTGCATTTACCAGTTCCTGATCGCCGTGAGGCAGGACGGCAACGTCCTACAGAACGAAGACGGAGAGACCACCAG CCACCTCATGGGCATGTTCTACAGGACCATCCGAATGCTGGACAGCGGCATCAAACCCGTGTACGTGTTTGACGGGAAGCCTCCTCAGCTCAAGTCCGGAGAG ttggagaagagaggagagcgGAGAGCAGAAGCTGAGAAGCTGCTAGCACAAGCGCAGGAACTGG GTGAGCAGGAGAACATCGACAAGTTCAGCAAGCGTCTGGTGAAAGTCACGAGGCAGCACAACGACGAGTGTAAAAAACTGCTCACGTTGATGGGAGTGCCGTATATCGAG GCTCCGTGCGAGGCCGAGGCCAGCTGTGCTGCTCTGGTGAAGGCGGGGAAAGTGTACGCCACGGCAACCGAAGATATGGACGGGTTGACGTTCGGAACCAACGTCCTGCTGAGGCACCTGACCGCCAGCGAAGCCAA GAAACTTCCCATCCAGGAGTTTCATTTCAGCCGCATCCTGCAGGAGATGAATTTGACCCACCAGCAGTTTATAGATCTGTGTATCCTGCTGGGGTGCGACTACTGCGGCACCATCAAAGGAATCGGACCCAAGAGAGCCATCGACCTCATCAGACTGCACGGCTCAATCGAGGAAATCCTCGACAACATCGACCAATCG AAACACCCCGCCCCAGAGGACTGGCTTTATAAGGAGGCTCGCTCCCTGTTCCTGGACCCCGAGGTGGTGGACTGCTCCACTCTGGAACTCAAGTGGAACGAGCCTGATGAGGAGGGCCTGGTCCAGTTTATGTGCAACGAGAAGCAGTTCAG CGAGGATCGGATCCGGAACGGCTGCAAGAAAATAACCAAGAGTCGCCAGGGAAGCACTCAAGGGAGACTGGATACGTTCTTCTCCATCACAGGATCCATCTCTTCTAAacgcaag GAGCCTGAAGCCAAAGGATCAGCCAAGAAGAAACCCAAGACGACACCAGGCAAGTTCAGGAAGGGCAAATGA
- the rbbp8 gene encoding DNA endonuclease RBBP8 isoform X2, which produces MSSPQCSNEVGTPGSSEMFQELLQRLRDCHDHTIQELQLKVNKLKKERCFDAQRLEEFYKKNQQLRDQQRTLQESIKVLKERLQSGPCDRCKETEKQLKKNQAPFEHLLINELQSEKNLLKEEIRKLRLLREQSHGQISHQTSFSEPEEGVIPDSPKQPLSFPVVNKMKRKRDQSNIRYAEKRPSPPLPDPQRRTLGYAGAVLVPETCDLDVTFIPKSDTKRHGRTVVPESCRLDLNSQQMSESDDEDEGKEKARNFTSCPEAEEQNAEKNRDRPESSQRPPKHPEQESSGRRSWEKDRTMNEAPRTSPPSPNSKSSSLSQNLSPNDESWSMDPGAALSQYNTNAPPHPQPIIIQAETVDLDCTYVSHSLLVAHQRQTQLKQTNCTTGIGQKANDSLAHIFDTTGHEEYESCPQSCLMGEENEEEEECEEQDMGRGDEVTEEAKCLDEVHPDGDAGESARDRSVAHVVVVRKKAERRKLHGHTCKECEIYYADLPEDERRKKLSSCSRHRYRYIPPSTPENFWDVGFPSTQTCVERGYIKEDNQVDPRSRRRRPYHAMFSPKAL; this is translated from the exons atGAGCAGCCCTCAGTGCAGTAATGAGGTGGGCACACCCGGGAGCAGCGAGATGTTCCAGGAACTGCTGCAGCGCCTCAGAGACTGCCATGATCACACTATACAAG AGCTGCAGTTGAAGGTGAACAAACTGAAGAAGGAGCGCTGTTT TGATGCCCAAAGACTGGAGGAGTTCTATAAAAAGAATCAGCAGTTACGTGATCAGCAGAGAACACTGCAGGAATCCATCAAAGTCTTGAAGGAAAG ACTGCAGTCTGGACCTTGTGATCGCTGCAAGGAAACCGAaaagcagctgaaaaaaaatcaagcgCCGTTTGAACATCTGCTCATCAACGAGCTcc AGTCTGAAAAAAATCTGCTTAAGGAAGAGATCAGGAAGCTCAGACTTCTGCGAGAGCAATCACATGGACAAAT TTCCCATCAGACCTCCTTCTCAGAGCCAGAAGAAGGCGTGATCCCGGATTCACCAAAGCAGCCGTTGTCCTTTCCTGTAGTCAACAAGATGAAGCGCAAGAGAGATCAGAGCAACATCCGCTACGCTGAAAAACGACCGTCTCcaccacttcctg ACCCTCAGAGGAGAACCTTGGGCTACGCCGGAGCTGTGCTGGTTCCCGAGACGTGTGATCTGGATGTAACCTTCATCCCGA AGAGCGACACCAAGCGTCATGGCAGAACCGTGGTTCCAGAAAGCTGCCGTTTGGACCTGAATTCTCAGCAG ATGTCCGAGAGTGATGACGAAGACGAAGGTAAGGAGAAGGCAAGGAATTTCACCAG TTGTCCCGAAGCTGAGGAGCAGAACGCAGAGAAGAATCGCGATCGACCCGAGTCTTCTCAGAGACCGCCTAAACACCCCGAGCAG gAGTCAAGCGGAAGAAGAAGCTGGGAGAAGGATCGAACCATGAATGAAGCTCCTCGTACGAGTCCACCTTCTCCGAACTCCAAGAGTTCTTCACTGAGCCAGAATCTGAGTCCAAACG ATGAGAGCTGGAGCATGGACCCAGGAGCTGCTCTGTCCCAGTATAACACTAACGCCCCTCCTCACCCACAG CCCATAATAATACAGGCTGAGACTGTAGACCTGGACTGTACATATGTGAGTCATAGTTTATTAGTAGCTCACCAACGACAGACTCAACTAAAGCAGACAAACTGCACCACAG GAATTGGGCAGAAGGCTAACGACAGCTTAGCACATATCTTCGATACCACTGGCCACGAGGAGTACGAGTCCTGCCCTCAGTCCTGTCTCATGGGGGAGGAgaatgaagaagaggaggaatgtgaAGAACAGGACATGGGACGAGGAGATGAAGTGACAGAGGAAGCAAAGTGTTTGGATG aagtCCACCCTGATGGAGATGCTGGTGAGAG CGCTCGGGACCGGTCGGTTGCTCACGTGGTGGTCGTACGCAAGAAAGCGGAACGAAGGAAGCTTCATGGGCACACGTGCAAAGAGTGTGAGATA TATTATGCCGATCTCCCCGAGGACGAGAGACGGAAGAAACTGTCGTCCTGCTCGAGGCATCGTTATCGTTACATCCCTCCTTCCACCCCGGAGAACTTCTGGGACGTGGGCTTCCCTTCCACACAGACTTGCGTCGAGAGAG GATACATCAAAGAAGACAACCAGGTAGATCCACGTTCAAGGAGGAGGAGACCGTACCACGCGATGTTCTCACCAAAAGCTTTGTAG
- the LOC124384021 gene encoding transmembrane protein 241 isoform X3, with product MNWARAVPGLLFCICFITSCFTNKYVLSVLKFTYPTLFQGWQSCTGALLLWVTGKLGWVEISTFPRSAAAYWLPGAVLFLGNIYGGSKALSMLPIPFFFVLQNVSEVVFCLLIRVTQKERLSWMRTISSVLILGSAVTLTLQNLQFGPDPYFWAFVHFCCVGSYRVFQKNFKSSHLSELEQQFINYVVSLLLLASAAHPTGDLFDVLEFPFRSSYKFYSGCFASSMKICFPWVERCGRSGVHILLSRL from the exons ATGAATTGGGCGCGTGCTGTTCCAGGACTCCTGTTCTGCATCTGtttcatcacttcctgtttcactaATAAG TATGTGCTGTCAGTGCTGAAGTTTACCTACCCAACACTGTTCCAGGG GTGGCAATCCTGCACTGGAGCTCTTCTGCTCTGGGTGACCGGGAAACTGGGATGGGTGGAAATCAGCACTTTCCCCAG ATCTGCTGCAGCGTACTGGCTTCCAGGAGCCGTCCTCTTCCTGGGGAACATATACGGCGGCTCTAAAGCCTTGTCCATGCTG CCCATCCCCTTCTTTTTTGTGCTGCAAAATGTGTCTGAAGTGGTCTTCTGTCTTCTCATCAGAGTCACACAGAAAGAG AGGTTGTCGTGGATGAGGACAATCAG TTCTGTCCTGATACTGGGATCAGCTGTTACTCTTACACTTCAGAATCTCCAG TTTGGACCAGACCCCTATTTCTGGGCTTTCGTCCACTTTTGCTGCGTTG GGTCCTACAGAGTCTTCCAGAAGAATTTTAAGTCTAGCCATCTGAG TGAACTCGAGCAGCAGTTCATCAACTACGTGGTGAG CCTCTTGCTGTTGGCGTCTGCGGCACATCCCACCG GTGATCTGTTTGATGTTTTGGAGTTTCCCTTCCGGAGCTCCTACAAGTTCTATAGCGGATGTTTTGCCAG ctccatgaagatctgctttccatgggttgaaagatgtggaagatcaggtgtccacatacttttgtcaaGACTATAA